A genomic window from Aquila chrysaetos chrysaetos chromosome 9, bAquChr1.4, whole genome shotgun sequence includes:
- the USF1 gene encoding upstream stimulatory factor 1 isoform X1 yields the protein MKGQQKAAETEEGTVQIQEGAVATGEDPTSVAIASIQSAATFPDPNIKYVFRTENGGTQPRLSQQVMYRVIQVADGQLDGQTEGTSAISGYPATQSMTQAVIQGAFTSEDAVETEATATETHYTYFPTTAVADTSTSAGAGTTATAVVTTQNSEALLGQPTPTGQFFVMMSPQEVLQGGAQRSIAPRAHPYSPKSEAPRATRDEKRRAQHNEVERRRRDKINNWIVQLSKIIPDCSMENTKSGQSKGGILSKACDYIQELRQSNHRLSEELQGLDQLQMDNEVLRQQVEDLKNKNLILRAQLRQHGVEIVIKNDSH from the exons ATGAAGGG gcagcagaaagcagccgAGACGGAAGAGGGAACGGTGCAAATCCAGGAAG GTGCAGTGGCCACAGGTGAGGATCCCACCAGCGTCGCCATTGCCAGCATCCAGTCCGCAGCCACCTTCCCCGACCCCAACATCAAGTATGTCTTTCGTACAGAGAACGGCGGGACGCAG CCGCGGCTCTCTCAGCAGGTGATGTACAGGGTGATCCAAGTGGCCGACGGACAGCTGGACGGACAGACGGAAGGCACCAGTGCCATCAGCGGCTACCCTGCCACCCAGTCCATGACACAG GCCGTCATCCAGGGCGCCTTCACCAGTGAGGATGCGGTGGAGACGGAGGCCACGGCCACCGAGACTCACTACACCTATTTCCCCACCACGGCTGTGGCCGACACCAGCACCTCTGCTGGCGCGGGGACTACGGCCACCGCTGTCGTCACCACGCAGAACTCGGAGGCCCTCCTGGGGCAGCCCACCCCCACGG GGCAATTCTTTGTGATGATGTCACCccaggaggtgctgcagggcGGAGCGCAGAGGTCCATCGCCCCCCGCGCCCACCCCTACTCCCC GAAGTCGGAGGCGCCACGAGCCACCCGGGATGAGAAGCGCCGGGCGCAGCACAACGAAG TGGAGCGCCGTCGACGGGACAAGATCAATAACTGGATCGTGCAGCTCTCCAAGATCATCCCCGACTGCTCCATGGAGAACACCAAGTCGGGGCAG AGCAAAGGTGGGATCCTCTCCAAAGCCTGCGACTACATCCAGGAGCTGCGGCAGAGCAACCACCGCCTCTCCGAGGAGCTGCAGGGCCTCGACCAGCTCCAGATGGACAACGAGGTTTTGCGGCAGCAG GTGGAGGATCTGAAGAACAAGAACCTGATCTTGCGGGCGCAGCTCCGCCAGCACGGTGTGGAGATCGTCATCAAGAACGACAGCCACTGA
- the USF1 gene encoding upstream stimulatory factor 1 isoform X5 yields MKGQQKAAETEEGTVQIQEGAVATGEDPTSVAIASIQSAATFPDPNIKYVFRTENGGTQVMYRVIQVADGQLDGQTEGTSAISGYPATQSMTQAVIQGAFTSEDAVETEATATETHYTYFPTTAVADTSTSAGAGTTATAVVTTQNSEALLGQPTPTGQFFVMMSPQEVLQGGAQRSIAPRAHPYSPKSEAPRATRDEKRRAQHNEVERRRRDKINNWIVQLSKIIPDCSMENTKSGQSKGGILSKACDYIQELRQSNHRLSEELQGLDQLQMDNEVLRQQVEDLKNKNLILRAQLRQHGVEIVIKNDSH; encoded by the exons ATGAAGGG gcagcagaaagcagccgAGACGGAAGAGGGAACGGTGCAAATCCAGGAAG GTGCAGTGGCCACAGGTGAGGATCCCACCAGCGTCGCCATTGCCAGCATCCAGTCCGCAGCCACCTTCCCCGACCCCAACATCAAGTATGTCTTTCGTACAGAGAACGGCGGGACGCAG GTGATGTACAGGGTGATCCAAGTGGCCGACGGACAGCTGGACGGACAGACGGAAGGCACCAGTGCCATCAGCGGCTACCCTGCCACCCAGTCCATGACACAG GCCGTCATCCAGGGCGCCTTCACCAGTGAGGATGCGGTGGAGACGGAGGCCACGGCCACCGAGACTCACTACACCTATTTCCCCACCACGGCTGTGGCCGACACCAGCACCTCTGCTGGCGCGGGGACTACGGCCACCGCTGTCGTCACCACGCAGAACTCGGAGGCCCTCCTGGGGCAGCCCACCCCCACGG GGCAATTCTTTGTGATGATGTCACCccaggaggtgctgcagggcGGAGCGCAGAGGTCCATCGCCCCCCGCGCCCACCCCTACTCCCC GAAGTCGGAGGCGCCACGAGCCACCCGGGATGAGAAGCGCCGGGCGCAGCACAACGAAG TGGAGCGCCGTCGACGGGACAAGATCAATAACTGGATCGTGCAGCTCTCCAAGATCATCCCCGACTGCTCCATGGAGAACACCAAGTCGGGGCAG AGCAAAGGTGGGATCCTCTCCAAAGCCTGCGACTACATCCAGGAGCTGCGGCAGAGCAACCACCGCCTCTCCGAGGAGCTGCAGGGCCTCGACCAGCTCCAGATGGACAACGAGGTTTTGCGGCAGCAG GTGGAGGATCTGAAGAACAAGAACCTGATCTTGCGGGCGCAGCTCCGCCAGCACGGTGTGGAGATCGTCATCAAGAACGACAGCCACTGA
- the USF1 gene encoding upstream stimulatory factor 1 isoform X3: MKGQQKAAETEEGTVQIQEGAVATGEDPTSVAIASIQSAATFPDPNIKYVFRTENGGTQQVMYRVIQVADGQLDGQTEGTSAISGYPATQSMTQAVIQGAFTSEDAVETEATATETHYTYFPTTAVADTSTSAGAGTTATAVVTTQNSEALLGQPTPTGQFFVMMSPQEVLQGGAQRSIAPRAHPYSPKSEAPRATRDEKRRAQHNEVERRRRDKINNWIVQLSKIIPDCSMENTKSGQSKGGILSKACDYIQELRQSNHRLSEELQGLDQLQMDNEVLRQQVEDLKNKNLILRAQLRQHGVEIVIKNDSH; this comes from the exons ATGAAGGG gcagcagaaagcagccgAGACGGAAGAGGGAACGGTGCAAATCCAGGAAG GTGCAGTGGCCACAGGTGAGGATCCCACCAGCGTCGCCATTGCCAGCATCCAGTCCGCAGCCACCTTCCCCGACCCCAACATCAAGTATGTCTTTCGTACAGAGAACGGCGGGACGCAG CAGGTGATGTACAGGGTGATCCAAGTGGCCGACGGACAGCTGGACGGACAGACGGAAGGCACCAGTGCCATCAGCGGCTACCCTGCCACCCAGTCCATGACACAG GCCGTCATCCAGGGCGCCTTCACCAGTGAGGATGCGGTGGAGACGGAGGCCACGGCCACCGAGACTCACTACACCTATTTCCCCACCACGGCTGTGGCCGACACCAGCACCTCTGCTGGCGCGGGGACTACGGCCACCGCTGTCGTCACCACGCAGAACTCGGAGGCCCTCCTGGGGCAGCCCACCCCCACGG GGCAATTCTTTGTGATGATGTCACCccaggaggtgctgcagggcGGAGCGCAGAGGTCCATCGCCCCCCGCGCCCACCCCTACTCCCC GAAGTCGGAGGCGCCACGAGCCACCCGGGATGAGAAGCGCCGGGCGCAGCACAACGAAG TGGAGCGCCGTCGACGGGACAAGATCAATAACTGGATCGTGCAGCTCTCCAAGATCATCCCCGACTGCTCCATGGAGAACACCAAGTCGGGGCAG AGCAAAGGTGGGATCCTCTCCAAAGCCTGCGACTACATCCAGGAGCTGCGGCAGAGCAACCACCGCCTCTCCGAGGAGCTGCAGGGCCTCGACCAGCTCCAGATGGACAACGAGGTTTTGCGGCAGCAG GTGGAGGATCTGAAGAACAAGAACCTGATCTTGCGGGCGCAGCTCCGCCAGCACGGTGTGGAGATCGTCATCAAGAACGACAGCCACTGA
- the USF1 gene encoding upstream stimulatory factor 1 isoform X8 produces the protein MKGQQKAAETEEGTVQIQEGEDPTSVAIASIQSAATFPDPNIKYVFRTENGGTQVMYRVIQVADGQLDGQTEGTSAISGYPATQSMTQAVIQGAFTSEDAVETEATATETHYTYFPTTAVADTSTSAGAGTTATAVVTTQNSEALLGQPTPTGQFFVMMSPQEVLQGGAQRSIAPRAHPYSPKSEAPRATRDEKRRAQHNEVERRRRDKINNWIVQLSKIIPDCSMENTKSGQSKGGILSKACDYIQELRQSNHRLSEELQGLDQLQMDNEVLRQQVEDLKNKNLILRAQLRQHGVEIVIKNDSH, from the exons ATGAAGGG gcagcagaaagcagccgAGACGGAAGAGGGAACGGTGCAAATCCAGGAAG GTGAGGATCCCACCAGCGTCGCCATTGCCAGCATCCAGTCCGCAGCCACCTTCCCCGACCCCAACATCAAGTATGTCTTTCGTACAGAGAACGGCGGGACGCAG GTGATGTACAGGGTGATCCAAGTGGCCGACGGACAGCTGGACGGACAGACGGAAGGCACCAGTGCCATCAGCGGCTACCCTGCCACCCAGTCCATGACACAG GCCGTCATCCAGGGCGCCTTCACCAGTGAGGATGCGGTGGAGACGGAGGCCACGGCCACCGAGACTCACTACACCTATTTCCCCACCACGGCTGTGGCCGACACCAGCACCTCTGCTGGCGCGGGGACTACGGCCACCGCTGTCGTCACCACGCAGAACTCGGAGGCCCTCCTGGGGCAGCCCACCCCCACGG GGCAATTCTTTGTGATGATGTCACCccaggaggtgctgcagggcGGAGCGCAGAGGTCCATCGCCCCCCGCGCCCACCCCTACTCCCC GAAGTCGGAGGCGCCACGAGCCACCCGGGATGAGAAGCGCCGGGCGCAGCACAACGAAG TGGAGCGCCGTCGACGGGACAAGATCAATAACTGGATCGTGCAGCTCTCCAAGATCATCCCCGACTGCTCCATGGAGAACACCAAGTCGGGGCAG AGCAAAGGTGGGATCCTCTCCAAAGCCTGCGACTACATCCAGGAGCTGCGGCAGAGCAACCACCGCCTCTCCGAGGAGCTGCAGGGCCTCGACCAGCTCCAGATGGACAACGAGGTTTTGCGGCAGCAG GTGGAGGATCTGAAGAACAAGAACCTGATCTTGCGGGCGCAGCTCCGCCAGCACGGTGTGGAGATCGTCATCAAGAACGACAGCCACTGA
- the USF1 gene encoding upstream stimulatory factor 1 isoform X4, whose translation MKGQQKAAETEEGTVQIQEGEDPTSVAIASIQSAATFPDPNIKYVFRTENGGTQPRLSQQVMYRVIQVADGQLDGQTEGTSAISGYPATQSMTQAVIQGAFTSEDAVETEATATETHYTYFPTTAVADTSTSAGAGTTATAVVTTQNSEALLGQPTPTGQFFVMMSPQEVLQGGAQRSIAPRAHPYSPKSEAPRATRDEKRRAQHNEVERRRRDKINNWIVQLSKIIPDCSMENTKSGQSKGGILSKACDYIQELRQSNHRLSEELQGLDQLQMDNEVLRQQVEDLKNKNLILRAQLRQHGVEIVIKNDSH comes from the exons ATGAAGGG gcagcagaaagcagccgAGACGGAAGAGGGAACGGTGCAAATCCAGGAAG GTGAGGATCCCACCAGCGTCGCCATTGCCAGCATCCAGTCCGCAGCCACCTTCCCCGACCCCAACATCAAGTATGTCTTTCGTACAGAGAACGGCGGGACGCAG CCGCGGCTCTCTCAGCAGGTGATGTACAGGGTGATCCAAGTGGCCGACGGACAGCTGGACGGACAGACGGAAGGCACCAGTGCCATCAGCGGCTACCCTGCCACCCAGTCCATGACACAG GCCGTCATCCAGGGCGCCTTCACCAGTGAGGATGCGGTGGAGACGGAGGCCACGGCCACCGAGACTCACTACACCTATTTCCCCACCACGGCTGTGGCCGACACCAGCACCTCTGCTGGCGCGGGGACTACGGCCACCGCTGTCGTCACCACGCAGAACTCGGAGGCCCTCCTGGGGCAGCCCACCCCCACGG GGCAATTCTTTGTGATGATGTCACCccaggaggtgctgcagggcGGAGCGCAGAGGTCCATCGCCCCCCGCGCCCACCCCTACTCCCC GAAGTCGGAGGCGCCACGAGCCACCCGGGATGAGAAGCGCCGGGCGCAGCACAACGAAG TGGAGCGCCGTCGACGGGACAAGATCAATAACTGGATCGTGCAGCTCTCCAAGATCATCCCCGACTGCTCCATGGAGAACACCAAGTCGGGGCAG AGCAAAGGTGGGATCCTCTCCAAAGCCTGCGACTACATCCAGGAGCTGCGGCAGAGCAACCACCGCCTCTCCGAGGAGCTGCAGGGCCTCGACCAGCTCCAGATGGACAACGAGGTTTTGCGGCAGCAG GTGGAGGATCTGAAGAACAAGAACCTGATCTTGCGGGCGCAGCTCCGCCAGCACGGTGTGGAGATCGTCATCAAGAACGACAGCCACTGA
- the USF1 gene encoding upstream stimulatory factor 1 isoform X7 → MKGQQKAAETEEGTVQIQEVATGEDPTSVAIASIQSAATFPDPNIKYVFRTENGGTQVMYRVIQVADGQLDGQTEGTSAISGYPATQSMTQAVIQGAFTSEDAVETEATATETHYTYFPTTAVADTSTSAGAGTTATAVVTTQNSEALLGQPTPTGQFFVMMSPQEVLQGGAQRSIAPRAHPYSPKSEAPRATRDEKRRAQHNEVERRRRDKINNWIVQLSKIIPDCSMENTKSGQSKGGILSKACDYIQELRQSNHRLSEELQGLDQLQMDNEVLRQQVEDLKNKNLILRAQLRQHGVEIVIKNDSH, encoded by the exons ATGAAGGG gcagcagaaagcagccgAGACGGAAGAGGGAACGGTGCAAATCCAGGAAG TGGCCACAGGTGAGGATCCCACCAGCGTCGCCATTGCCAGCATCCAGTCCGCAGCCACCTTCCCCGACCCCAACATCAAGTATGTCTTTCGTACAGAGAACGGCGGGACGCAG GTGATGTACAGGGTGATCCAAGTGGCCGACGGACAGCTGGACGGACAGACGGAAGGCACCAGTGCCATCAGCGGCTACCCTGCCACCCAGTCCATGACACAG GCCGTCATCCAGGGCGCCTTCACCAGTGAGGATGCGGTGGAGACGGAGGCCACGGCCACCGAGACTCACTACACCTATTTCCCCACCACGGCTGTGGCCGACACCAGCACCTCTGCTGGCGCGGGGACTACGGCCACCGCTGTCGTCACCACGCAGAACTCGGAGGCCCTCCTGGGGCAGCCCACCCCCACGG GGCAATTCTTTGTGATGATGTCACCccaggaggtgctgcagggcGGAGCGCAGAGGTCCATCGCCCCCCGCGCCCACCCCTACTCCCC GAAGTCGGAGGCGCCACGAGCCACCCGGGATGAGAAGCGCCGGGCGCAGCACAACGAAG TGGAGCGCCGTCGACGGGACAAGATCAATAACTGGATCGTGCAGCTCTCCAAGATCATCCCCGACTGCTCCATGGAGAACACCAAGTCGGGGCAG AGCAAAGGTGGGATCCTCTCCAAAGCCTGCGACTACATCCAGGAGCTGCGGCAGAGCAACCACCGCCTCTCCGAGGAGCTGCAGGGCCTCGACCAGCTCCAGATGGACAACGAGGTTTTGCGGCAGCAG GTGGAGGATCTGAAGAACAAGAACCTGATCTTGCGGGCGCAGCTCCGCCAGCACGGTGTGGAGATCGTCATCAAGAACGACAGCCACTGA
- the USF1 gene encoding upstream stimulatory factor 1 isoform X6 encodes MKGQQKAAETEEGTVQIQEVATGEDPTSVAIASIQSAATFPDPNIKYVFRTENGGTQQVMYRVIQVADGQLDGQTEGTSAISGYPATQSMTQAVIQGAFTSEDAVETEATATETHYTYFPTTAVADTSTSAGAGTTATAVVTTQNSEALLGQPTPTGQFFVMMSPQEVLQGGAQRSIAPRAHPYSPKSEAPRATRDEKRRAQHNEVERRRRDKINNWIVQLSKIIPDCSMENTKSGQSKGGILSKACDYIQELRQSNHRLSEELQGLDQLQMDNEVLRQQVEDLKNKNLILRAQLRQHGVEIVIKNDSH; translated from the exons ATGAAGGG gcagcagaaagcagccgAGACGGAAGAGGGAACGGTGCAAATCCAGGAAG TGGCCACAGGTGAGGATCCCACCAGCGTCGCCATTGCCAGCATCCAGTCCGCAGCCACCTTCCCCGACCCCAACATCAAGTATGTCTTTCGTACAGAGAACGGCGGGACGCAG CAGGTGATGTACAGGGTGATCCAAGTGGCCGACGGACAGCTGGACGGACAGACGGAAGGCACCAGTGCCATCAGCGGCTACCCTGCCACCCAGTCCATGACACAG GCCGTCATCCAGGGCGCCTTCACCAGTGAGGATGCGGTGGAGACGGAGGCCACGGCCACCGAGACTCACTACACCTATTTCCCCACCACGGCTGTGGCCGACACCAGCACCTCTGCTGGCGCGGGGACTACGGCCACCGCTGTCGTCACCACGCAGAACTCGGAGGCCCTCCTGGGGCAGCCCACCCCCACGG GGCAATTCTTTGTGATGATGTCACCccaggaggtgctgcagggcGGAGCGCAGAGGTCCATCGCCCCCCGCGCCCACCCCTACTCCCC GAAGTCGGAGGCGCCACGAGCCACCCGGGATGAGAAGCGCCGGGCGCAGCACAACGAAG TGGAGCGCCGTCGACGGGACAAGATCAATAACTGGATCGTGCAGCTCTCCAAGATCATCCCCGACTGCTCCATGGAGAACACCAAGTCGGGGCAG AGCAAAGGTGGGATCCTCTCCAAAGCCTGCGACTACATCCAGGAGCTGCGGCAGAGCAACCACCGCCTCTCCGAGGAGCTGCAGGGCCTCGACCAGCTCCAGATGGACAACGAGGTTTTGCGGCAGCAG GTGGAGGATCTGAAGAACAAGAACCTGATCTTGCGGGCGCAGCTCCGCCAGCACGGTGTGGAGATCGTCATCAAGAACGACAGCCACTGA
- the USF1 gene encoding upstream stimulatory factor 1 isoform X2, whose product MKGQQKAAETEEGTVQIQEVATGEDPTSVAIASIQSAATFPDPNIKYVFRTENGGTQPRLSQQVMYRVIQVADGQLDGQTEGTSAISGYPATQSMTQAVIQGAFTSEDAVETEATATETHYTYFPTTAVADTSTSAGAGTTATAVVTTQNSEALLGQPTPTGQFFVMMSPQEVLQGGAQRSIAPRAHPYSPKSEAPRATRDEKRRAQHNEVERRRRDKINNWIVQLSKIIPDCSMENTKSGQSKGGILSKACDYIQELRQSNHRLSEELQGLDQLQMDNEVLRQQVEDLKNKNLILRAQLRQHGVEIVIKNDSH is encoded by the exons ATGAAGGG gcagcagaaagcagccgAGACGGAAGAGGGAACGGTGCAAATCCAGGAAG TGGCCACAGGTGAGGATCCCACCAGCGTCGCCATTGCCAGCATCCAGTCCGCAGCCACCTTCCCCGACCCCAACATCAAGTATGTCTTTCGTACAGAGAACGGCGGGACGCAG CCGCGGCTCTCTCAGCAGGTGATGTACAGGGTGATCCAAGTGGCCGACGGACAGCTGGACGGACAGACGGAAGGCACCAGTGCCATCAGCGGCTACCCTGCCACCCAGTCCATGACACAG GCCGTCATCCAGGGCGCCTTCACCAGTGAGGATGCGGTGGAGACGGAGGCCACGGCCACCGAGACTCACTACACCTATTTCCCCACCACGGCTGTGGCCGACACCAGCACCTCTGCTGGCGCGGGGACTACGGCCACCGCTGTCGTCACCACGCAGAACTCGGAGGCCCTCCTGGGGCAGCCCACCCCCACGG GGCAATTCTTTGTGATGATGTCACCccaggaggtgctgcagggcGGAGCGCAGAGGTCCATCGCCCCCCGCGCCCACCCCTACTCCCC GAAGTCGGAGGCGCCACGAGCCACCCGGGATGAGAAGCGCCGGGCGCAGCACAACGAAG TGGAGCGCCGTCGACGGGACAAGATCAATAACTGGATCGTGCAGCTCTCCAAGATCATCCCCGACTGCTCCATGGAGAACACCAAGTCGGGGCAG AGCAAAGGTGGGATCCTCTCCAAAGCCTGCGACTACATCCAGGAGCTGCGGCAGAGCAACCACCGCCTCTCCGAGGAGCTGCAGGGCCTCGACCAGCTCCAGATGGACAACGAGGTTTTGCGGCAGCAG GTGGAGGATCTGAAGAACAAGAACCTGATCTTGCGGGCGCAGCTCCGCCAGCACGGTGTGGAGATCGTCATCAAGAACGACAGCCACTGA